The Triticum dicoccoides isolate Atlit2015 ecotype Zavitan unplaced genomic scaffold, WEW_v2.0 scaffold42027, whole genome shotgun sequence genome has a segment encoding these proteins:
- the LOC119346505 gene encoding uncharacterized protein LOC119346505, protein MASGTRRELFSIGAMNNDRDLRSTPSPASKMKHSVTVRPKAMLSVVLAEDGLPEVKCKTCASYRGRVAATAIFWPSQSRSSAAAEHMRINDDPAVDANGPCEMLLLGAWSIFRLPWILNLTALKCRKLRPR, encoded by the exons ATGGCATCAGGCACACGGAGGGAGCTCTTCTCCATCGGTGCGATGAACAATGACCGTGATCTCCGTTCCACACCGTCACCAGCTAGCAAG ATGAAGCATTCTGTCACGGTTAGGCCGAAGGCTATGCTTAGCGTCGTTCTTGCTGAAGATGGTTTACCCGAGGTGAAGTGCAAGACCTGCGCATCTTACCGTGGTCGTGTGGCGGCTACTGCTATCTTTTGGCCATCACAGTCGCGTTCGTCTGCAGCGGCAGAGCATATGAGGATCAATGACGACCCAGCTGTGGATGCCAATGGGCCATGCGAAATGCTGCTCCTCGGTGCTTGGAGCATCTTCAGGCTACCATGGATATTGAATTTGACTGCCCTCAAATGCAGAAAATTAAGACCGAGATGA